The genomic window GATGAGATATATTCAAATGAGAAATTCTTGAACAAATATATTGATTTAATGATACAGCACTATCCTGCCAATAAATATGGTTATGCTAATAAAAAATTTATGTATTGTAGAAATTAAGAAATATGATAAAATTCTAGAATATTATTTTAAGGCATATGAAATTGATAGGGAAGATCTTTTAGAGTTTTCAATATTGGATTGATAGTTCGACAATAATAATTATTAATTAATCATAATGTAAAGACAATTTTTTAAAAAAATTATTACAATCGGTGGAAATAAATATTATATTAACAAAGTATAAGTGTAGTATTGAAGTATTTAGCAAACAAAGTTAGTGGTGATGATATTGTTTAATAATTAGTTAATTGGAATATATAAAATTTCTCCTGGGTGAATAAAATCTGGTTGGGTGATATTGTTAATCGTAATAATAGTTGTTGGACTTGCTCTGTAGCGCTTTGCAATTTTTGATAAGGTTTCCCCTGATTTCACTTTATGTGTCTTAATAGATGTAAATTTGAGTGTGTAAATTTGGTCTTTATATTCTTCTATTTTTTCCTTACTGCCTTTTGGCAAAAGAAGAATATAATTTCGCTCTTTAGGTGGGGTTATTTCTCTTTTGAGTTGAGGATTGTATAGCTTTATAACTTCAGAAGGTATATTGCATTTTTCCGTGAGTAGATTGATTCTTACAGGGTAGCGCAACTGCACCATTTCAATTTCATACTCAATATCAGGTTTCAGTAAATCCTGTTCTATTGAAAACAGTTCAGGATATTTGTAAATAAGCACTAACGCTGCATAACGGTATACATATTCAGCTGTTTCTTTTCGTAGCACTCCTGCTTCAATGAGGTCATAAAAGTGGTGATAGCCATTTGCTCTCATTGTACGGGATAGATATCCACAGCCGCCATTATATGCAAGAAGAGCAAGTTCCCATGAGTTGAATGTGTTATATAAATGGTTAAGATGTCGTAGTGCGGCATTTGTTGATTTTACTATATCACGGCGTTCATCAACAAATTCATTAATTTGCAAACCCAGAACCTTTGCTGTAGAAGGCACAAATTGCCATATTCCCACTGCATTACTTTTAGAGACAGCATAGGGATTAAATGCACTTTCAAGCAATGGAAGTAATGCTATATCTTCAGGGATGCCATCATATTGTTGCATTTGTTCCTTAATTAAAGGCATATAAAGGTGGGAACGTTTTATGGCATTTATAGTATATTCCCTCCCTTTAGTAAGATAGATGTATAAAAACTTTCTTACATCGGGAATCCTGCAAATAGACAAATCACTAATAGCAGCGAATAAATCTTTTCCCTCTAATTTTGGTAAAAATATGCTGTCGTTATCTGGGTTGTAGTTGATTGCATTCAGCAATCCTTCTTCAGAATAGGAAGGATCTGAATACAGTTCTAGCAAATTTTTACAGAAAAGTTTTGTGTCGACCAACCCAATAACTATGATGAAAAGTAGTAAATATGAAATATAATGTAATTTTTTCATCCGCTATATTAGTTTTATTTTGAAAAAATATTATATGCAAAATAGTATGAACATAATATAAAAAATAGTAAATAATATGAATCGTATACAATCATAGCAATCATAGAAGAGGATGTCAAAAAAAATTGCACAACCAAAGAGGTTATGTGTTTATATTATAAATGGATTTTTATTCATTCTGTTGTATTTTAGAATACTGAAATTTATATATATTTTAATAAACAATAAATAAAAAGTGATGGACATTATTCAATGAAATAATTATATTTAGCAGAACAGTATAAATTAGTAGAAGGTTGAACTGTATGGACCAGCTGATTGAGAATATTGGTAAAAAGATACAATATTTCCGCAAAAAAAATGATATTACGTTAAAAGAATTAGCTGAAAAGATACATGCAACACCAAGCCTTATTAGCCAGATAGAGCATGGCAAGGCAAATCCTTCGCTGGCAACATTAAAAGCAATTGCAGATGTATTCAATGTGCCCATTGGTTTATTTTTTGAAAATGATGTAAAAAGAACAGCTCCTTCTCCAGTTATACGTAAAAATACCCATAGGCGCCTGCTTACTGATGGAAATGTTTCATACACGTTATTGAATCCAGATTCTAATGAGATGGAGGTCATCTTAATTGATTTCCCGCCTGGTGCATCAACAGGCGAGGAACATTATCACCATGATGGATATGAAGTGGGATACATAATCAAAGGTGAATTGACTGTAACACTTGAAGATAATGAGTATGTATTACAGCAAGGGGACAGCATTTCGTTTAAAAGCCTCAGGCCTCATAAGATTAAAAATCATACTTCGCAGTCAACTTTAGCACTCTGGGTAAACTTGGTTCCATGGATTTTTGTTAAATGAAATGAATAATAATGTTATGACTACTAACACTAACATAAACACCAATACTAACACAAACGCCAGTTCAGATAATCAGGCTGCTATATATACAAGAACAAAATTAAAGCTATCGATTGTGCATATGACACTGGAACTGGTACTATTAGGCATTGGTGCCTTTACCATTTCTGAGCCATTATACCAGTTACTATCGCCGCTAATACAAAATGAATATCTATTACTTTTAGCATTTTTTACTGGCTTTGGTGCGTTATTATCAGTTTTTCTTTTTCCTCTTGAATTTTATCAAAGTTATATTGTGGAACATAAATTTGGGCTTTCAAATCAGACGATTACTAGTTGGTTCATCGAGGAATTAAAATCATTGCTTGTTTCAGCAATAATTGGTCTTCCACTTGTGTTATTGTTTTACTATTTCATTAAAGCAACACC from Spirochaetota bacterium includes these protein-coding regions:
- a CDS encoding cupin domain-containing protein is translated as MDQLIENIGKKIQYFRKKNDITLKELAEKIHATPSLISQIEHGKANPSLATLKAIADVFNVPIGLFFENDVKRTAPSPVIRKNTHRRLLTDGNVSYTLLNPDSNEMEVILIDFPPGASTGEEHYHHDGYEVGYIIKGELTVTLEDNEYVLQQGDSISFKSLRPHKIKNHTSQSTLALWVNLVPWIFVK
- a CDS encoding transglycosylase SLT domain-containing protein; its protein translation is MKKLHYISYLLLFIIVIGLVDTKLFCKNLLELYSDPSYSEEGLLNAINYNPDNDSIFLPKLEGKDLFAAISDLSICRIPDVRKFLYIYLTKGREYTINAIKRSHLYMPLIKEQMQQYDGIPEDIALLPLLESAFNPYAVSKSNAVGIWQFVPSTAKVLGLQINEFVDERRDIVKSTNAALRHLNHLYNTFNSWELALLAYNGGCGYLSRTMRANGYHHFYDLIEAGVLRKETAEYVYRYAALVLIYKYPELFSIEQDLLKPDIEYEIEMVQLRYPVRINLLTEKCNIPSEVIKLYNPQLKREITPPKERNYILLLPKGSKEKIEEYKDQIYTLKFTSIKTHKVKSGETLSKIAKRYRASPTTIITINNITQPDFIHPGEILYIPIN